One Natronococcus sp. CG52 DNA window includes the following coding sequences:
- a CDS encoding IS6 family transposase, which produces MPKIDRLSGCSDWIDLSFVERERTPRQLMELGIRLHLAGLSLSNTVRELEKFGVERSWKAVHDWVHKCDLQPTDRVSPNHVALDETVIRIGDQQYWLYAAVNPETNELLHIRLFSTTTTAVTEIFLRELAEKHDLSNTVFLVDGAHHLQTALRRRGLRFRYEKHGNRNAVERIFREVKRRTSSFSNCFNHARPTTAESWLQAFAVWHNATN; this is translated from the coding sequence ATGCCAAAAATCGACCGCCTCAGCGGGTGTAGCGACTGGATCGATTTGAGTTTTGTGGAGCGAGAGCGGACACCGCGTCAGCTGATGGAGCTCGGTATTCGACTCCATTTGGCTGGCCTCTCGCTTTCGAATACCGTTCGAGAATTAGAGAAGTTCGGTGTCGAACGATCATGGAAAGCAGTCCACGACTGGGTGCACAAGTGCGATCTCCAGCCGACTGATAGGGTCTCTCCGAATCACGTCGCGCTCGACGAGACCGTGATTCGGATCGGCGATCAGCAGTACTGGCTGTACGCTGCGGTCAATCCCGAAACGAACGAATTGCTCCATATACGGCTATTTTCGACGACTACGACCGCTGTGACAGAGATCTTTCTGCGGGAACTAGCTGAGAAACATGATCTCTCCAACACCGTGTTTCTCGTCGATGGAGCACACCATCTTCAGACAGCACTCCGGCGACGTGGGCTCCGATTTCGATACGAGAAACACGGAAATCGGAACGCTGTTGAACGTATCTTTCGGGAGGTAAAACGCCGAACCTCTTCCTTCTCAAACTGTTTCAACCACGCGAGACCAACGACCGCAGAATCGTGGCTCCAAGCCTTCGCCGTCTGGCACAATGCTACAAACTAA
- a CDS encoding enolase-like domain-containing protein gives MYEPESTLESSTLAIKVHTNTDVTGEYVLVTSTAPDQIASYAKYLVGKNPLRRERHWSEIKRGLRKYDRMGIGPLDIALWDFAGKHYDAPIHELLGTYRKQIPHLRFNVPRRR, from the coding sequence GTGTACGAACCGGAATCGACCCTCGAGAGTTCTACGCTAGCGATCAAGGTTCATACGAATACAGACGTTACTGGTGAGTACGTCCTCGTCACTTCGACCGCACCCGACCAGATCGCCTCATACGCGAAGTATCTCGTCGGGAAAAATCCACTACGACGCGAACGACATTGGAGTGAGATCAAACGCGGCCTACGAAAGTATGACCGGATGGGGATCGGTCCGCTTGATATCGCTCTCTGGGATTTCGCCGGAAAGCACTACGATGCACCAATTCACGAATTGCTCGGAACGTACCGAAAACAGATCCCCCACTTACGCTTCAACGTACCACGCCGACGATAA
- a CDS encoding enolase C-terminal domain-like protein: MGLMLDPACEYETFGDAVKVGKACDEQDFFWYEDSYRDGGNLTAHRPKTTGVNQYAVALDRTHPRTGTVYRFHRNEATDFIRADPEYDGGITGAIKRARIAEGFGLDVEIHAPGPAHRHCIAAMRNANYYEVALVHPDCQNTQPPIYRCGYSDMVDTINDEGYVEVPDGLGPGVEYDWEYIEEMQAGSVRVYE; the protein is encoded by the coding sequence ATGGGCCTCATGCTCGACCCCGCCTGCGAGTACGAGACGTTCGGCGACGCGGTGAAGGTCGGAAAGGCCTGTGACGAACAGGACTTCTTCTGGTACGAGGATTCGTATCGGGACGGGGGGAATCTCACAGCACACCGACCGAAAACTACGGGAGTCAATCAATACGCCGTTGCTCTTGACAGAACACATCCGCGGACTGGAACCGTTTACCGATTTCATCGTAACGAAGCGACAGATTTTATTAGAGCTGATCCGGAGTACGACGGAGGGATCACCGGTGCGATCAAGCGAGCCCGGATCGCCGAAGGATTCGGCCTCGACGTCGAAATTCACGCACCTGGTCCTGCCCACCGTCACTGCATTGCAGCGATGCGAAACGCTAACTATTACGAGGTTGCTCTCGTCCACCCTGACTGTCAGAATACGCAGCCGCCGATTTACCGGTGTGGATACTCTGACATGGTCGACACTATTAACGACGAAGGATACGTCGAAGTACCTGACGGACTCGGGCCCGGGGTCGAATATGATTGGGAGTACATCGAAGAAATGCAGGCTGGTTCGGTTCGCGTTTACGAATAA
- a CDS encoding SDR family NAD(P)-dependent oxidoreductase, giving the protein MIGSTTYEYRGESAIVTGPTRGIGYGIVKAFAEANADVVVNSRTESDVEVTAAELDKIGDGDVIGIAADLSQPEEIPTTVTVLPLSSRAGKRRHSLLC; this is encoded by the coding sequence ATGATTGGAAGCACAACATACGAGTATCGAGGAGAGAGCGCCATCGTCACCGGACCAACCCGTGGTATCGGTTACGGTATCGTCAAAGCGTTCGCCGAGGCGAACGCGGATGTCGTCGTGAACTCACGGACCGAATCCGACGTAGAAGTGACAGCTGCAGAACTCGACAAAATCGGCGACGGAGATGTCATCGGGATAGCGGCAGACCTTTCGCAACCCGAAGAGATCCCAACGACGGTCACTGTACTCCCGTTGAGTTCACGTGCCGGGAAACGGCGCCACTCGTTGTTGTGCTGA
- a CDS encoding IclR family transcriptional regulator C-terminal domain-containing protein, whose amino-acid sequence MDAVQADAHGGTRVYLHCTALGKAILAYLPEERVDAIIDRHGLQRVG is encoded by the coding sequence ATCGACGCCGTACAGGCTGACGCACATGGCGGAACGCGCGTATATTTACACTGCACGGCGCTCGGAAAAGCGATTCTTGCTTACCTTCCCGAAGAACGAGTCGACGCGATCATTGACCGACATGGTTTACAGAGAGTAGGATAA